TCGACGAGCAGCAGCGGGTGGTGGCTACTCATACGGAGGCGCTGTCGGTTTCGCGTCCTCATCCCCTGTGGTCTGAACAAAATCCTCAGGACTGGTGGCAGGCCACTGACCAGGCGATGCTGGCGCTGGGCGCGCAGCGCGGCCTTAAAGGAGTCAAAGCGCTAGGGCTAAGCGGGCAGATGCACGGCGCTACGCTGCTGGACAAGCGGGGAGAGCCGCTTCGCCCCGCCATTCTCTGGAACGACGGGCGCTGTGCCGCGCAGTGTGAAGCGCTGGAACGCCGGGTTCCCAACTCTCGGCAAATCACCGGTAACTTGATGATGCCCGGCTTTACCGCGCCTAAGCTGAAGTGGGTGGCGGAGCACGAACCGGAGATCTTCCGCGCCGTCGACAAGGTTCTGCTGCCGAAGGACTATCTGCGCCTGCTCATCACCGGCGAGTTCGCCAGCGACATGTCCGACGCGGCGGGCACGATGTGGATGGATGTCGGCCAACGAGACTGGAGTGACGAACTGCTGGCCGCCTGCGAACTCAACCGCTCGCATATGCCGACGCTGTTTGAAGGTTCACAGGTCACGGGCACGGTCAGAAGCGACATCGCCGAGCGCTGGGGCATCGGCCAAGTGCCGGTTGCCGGCGGCGGTGGGGACAACGCGGCGGGCGCGGTCGGCGTCGGGCTGTATAAATCAGGGCAGGCGATGCTGTCCCTCGGCACGTCCGGCGTCTATTTTGCCGTCAGCGACGGATTCCTAAGCAACCCGGAAAGCGCGGTTCACAGTTTCTGCCACGCCCTGCCGAACGCCTGGCACCTGATGTCGGTGATGCTGAGCGCCGCCTCCTGCCTCGACTGGGCCTGTCGGCTGACCAACACCGCCAGCGTACCGGAATTGCTGACGCAGGTAGAGCAGAGTAAGCCTGCCGCCACGCCGGTGTGGTTCCTGCCCTACCTTTCCGGCGAGCGCACGCCGCACAATAACCCGAACGCCAAAGGCGCTTTCTGGGGGCTGACCCACGAGCACGGCTCCGCCGACTTAGGCCGCGCTGTGCTGGAGGGCGTCAGCTTCGCGCTGGCGGACGGCATGGACGTGCTGCACGCCACTGGCCTTAGGCCTGAAAGCGTCACGCTGATCGGCGGCGGCGCGCGCAGCCCCTACTGGCGGCAGATGCTGGCGGACGTCAGCGGGCAGGCGCTGGAGTACCGCACCGGCGGCGACGTCGGCCCGGCGCTGGGCGCGGCGCGGCTGGCGCAGATTGCCGTTAATCCCGGCGTGCCGCTGGCAGAGTTTTGCCCACCGCTGCCGCTGGAGCAGCGCCACGAGCCAAATGCCACTCTTCATGCAGGGTACAGGGAAAAGCGCGAGACGTTTCGCAGGCTTTACCAGCAGCTGCTTCCTCTGTGTTAACCGGCCTTAACCCGCCCGGCGTCCATACGCCGGGCTACTCAAACAAACTCTGTGAGTAAGCGCTCTCTTCGCGAACTACACGTTTATCCCCACAGCGGCTATGCTTATAGCGTTTTCAACTCCACTTTTTCACTAAGGAATCGCTATGCGTTTACTTTCCGTACTTTCGCTGGTTTTAGGGCTGTGCGCCTTTGCCGGAACGGCCAACGCCGCCGAAGCGCAAACCGCGCAGCAGAATAAAATGACCGTTTGTAACAAAGAGGCGACGGACAAGGCCCTGAAGGGTGATGAGCGTAAGGCCTATATGAGCGACTGCCTGAAGGCCAAACCCGCCGCTGCCGAAAAGGCGCTGACCCCGCAGCAGCAGAAAATGGCCGACTGCAACAAGCAGGCCGGCGATAAGAGCCTAAAGGGCGACGAGCGTAAGGCCTTTATGAGCAACTGCCTGAAAGCCAAACCCGCCGAGAGCGAGAAGGCGCTGACTCCGCAGCAGCAAAAAATGGCCGACTGCAACAAGCAGGCTGCGGACAAAGGCGCTAAGGGCGACGAGCGTAAAACCTTTATGGCGAGCTGCCTGAAGCAGTCCAGCTAGTCTTCGCTTTACCCGCTTCTAAAGGCTCCGCTTTGGGGCCTTTTCTTTTTTATCCTTTCTGGATTGACTTTTCGCCTTCCCTTTTTCATAATTGTTATATTATAACATCACAAAGGAATCGCCATGAAGGTTCTTAGTTCGCTGCGTTCGGCCAAGCAGCGCCATCCGGACTGTAAGATCGTCCGTCGTCACGGAAGAGTTTTCGTTATCTGTAAGTCAAATCCCCGCTTTAAGGCGGTTCAAGGGAGGAAAAAGTAGGCTGATAAACTCATCTCATCGCGCACTCCTGTAAGCGCTCACTCACAAACTGTTTTCCCGATCGTTGCTTTTCCATAGCGGTATTTTTCATCCTGTCCGGAAAATATCGCTACTAATCAGTTACCCACTCGCCTATTTCACCGTTCAGCTTATTCAAGTTAGTATCTACTAACTTTTTTACTCCTCTTCATCCTTTTGCCTCCTCTCATTGAACACGCCTCGTGTTCAATAGCTTCACGCTTGGCCATATTGTTAATCCAATTGACCCTCCTACAATGAGGGTTAATCGTTAAAACTGCGGGAGGAACCTCACCATGTTAGCGACACTCGAAAAACAAATGCGTCGCGTGAACCAGATAGATATCTGTTTTCGCACTGTCGGCCAAGGGCCAGCGCTGCTGATGCTCCACGGCCATCCGCAAAACCATATGATGTGGCATAAAGTTGTGCCGGAGCTGGCCAAGCGCTTTACGCTGGTTATCGCTGACCTGCGCGGCTACGGCGACAGCGACAAGCCCCGCTCTCCGGAGGGTCAAAGCGCCTATTCCAAGCGCATCATGGCGCAGGACATGTATGAGCTGATGGTGCAGTTGGGGCATTCACGCTTTTCCGTGCTGGCGCACGATCGCGGCGCCCGCGTAGCCCACAGGCTGGCGCTGGATCACGCGGATGCCGTGCAAAAAATGGTGCTGCTGGACATCGCCCCTACCCTCGCTATGTATCGGCAAACCAACGAGGCCTTCGCTCGCGCCTACTGGCACTGGTTTATGTTGATACGGCCAACGCCGTTCCCTGAAATCCTTATTGAGCACGATCCCGCACTCTATCTGCGCAGCGTCATGGGCGTGCGCAGCGCGGGAATGGCGCCGTTTACCGAAGAGGCGCTGGCTGAATATGAACGCTGCTTAGGGCTGCCCGGCACCGCCTACGGCATCTGTGAAGACTACCGCGCCAGCGCCGGTATTGACCTCGAGCACGACGCACAGGACATCGAGCGCAGCAACCCTGTGGACTGCCCACTGATGGTGCTGTGGGGTAAAAACGGCGCTATCGAGCAGTGCTTTGATCCCATTACGGAGTGGAAAAAAGTAGCCACTCACCTACAGGGCGAGGCGCTGCCGTGCGGCCACTATATTGCAGAAGAGGCTCCGGATCTGCTGCTTGGCAAAGTCGTACCCTTTCTTTCATCGGTTAGCGTTTAAACTTTCGGGAGAATTCTTACCATGACGTCAGCAAAAACTCTTTACCGCAAGCTGATTGACACCCACACCGTCCGCGAGCTAGACGCGCAGGGCAACGTGCTGCTGTACATCGACCGCACGGTACTCAATGAATACACCAGTCCGCAGGCCTTCAGCGGCCTGAGGGAAAAGCACCGCAGCGCCTGGCGGCCGGAAAGCGTGCTGCTTAACGTAGACCACGTTAACCCCACCCGCCCGGTGCGCGACGACAAAATGACTGACCCCGGCGGCCAGCTGCAGGTGGACTACTTCAGAGAGAACAGCCGCGACTTTGATATCGAGCTGTTTGACGTGCTGGACGAACGCCAGGGCATCGAGCACGTTGTCGCCCCTGAGCAGGGCTTTATCCTGCCGGGCATGGTCATTGCCGCCGGCGACAGCCACACCACCACCTACGGCGCGCTGGGCGCTTTCGGCTTCGGCATCGGCACCTCAGAAATCGAACACTTCCTCGCCACCCAAACGCTGGTGTACAAACGCCTGAAAACCATGCGGGTGACGGTTAACGGCAGTCTAGGCCCTTGGGTGACGGCAAAAGACATCATCATGCATCTGGTCGAACACATCGGCGCTGACGGCGCAACCGGCTACGCCATTGAGTTTACCGGCCCGGCCATCGACGAGATCAGCGTCGAAGGGCGCATGACCATCTGTAATATGGCCGTTGAAGCAGGCGCTCGCGGCGCGTTTATGGCGCCGGATGAAAAGGTCTTTGAATACCTGAAAGACAAGCCCCGCTCTCCGAAAGGCGCGCTGTGGGAACAGGCCGTTAGCAGCTGGCGTACGCTGAAAACCGATCCGGGCG
This DNA window, taken from Leminorella richardii, encodes the following:
- the xylB gene encoding xylulokinase encodes the protein MYIGIDLGTSGVKVILLDEQQRVVATHTEALSVSRPHPLWSEQNPQDWWQATDQAMLALGAQRGLKGVKALGLSGQMHGATLLDKRGEPLRPAILWNDGRCAAQCEALERRVPNSRQITGNLMMPGFTAPKLKWVAEHEPEIFRAVDKVLLPKDYLRLLITGEFASDMSDAAGTMWMDVGQRDWSDELLAACELNRSHMPTLFEGSQVTGTVRSDIAERWGIGQVPVAGGGGDNAAGAVGVGLYKSGQAMLSLGTSGVYFAVSDGFLSNPESAVHSFCHALPNAWHLMSVMLSAASCLDWACRLTNTASVPELLTQVEQSKPAATPVWFLPYLSGERTPHNNPNAKGAFWGLTHEHGSADLGRAVLEGVSFALADGMDVLHATGLRPESVTLIGGGARSPYWRQMLADVSGQALEYRTGGDVGPALGAARLAQIAVNPGVPLAEFCPPLPLEQRHEPNATLHAGYREKRETFRRLYQQLLPLC
- a CDS encoding PsiF family protein, whose product is MSDCLKAKPAAAEKALTPQQQKMADCNKQAGDKSLKGDERKAFMSNCLKAKPAESEKALTPQQQKMADCNKQAADKGAKGDERKTFMASCLKQSS
- the ykgO gene encoding type B 50S ribosomal protein L36, coding for MKVLSSLRSAKQRHPDCKIVRRHGRVFVICKSNPRFKAVQGRKK
- a CDS encoding alpha/beta fold hydrolase, whose protein sequence is MLATLEKQMRRVNQIDICFRTVGQGPALLMLHGHPQNHMMWHKVVPELAKRFTLVIADLRGYGDSDKPRSPEGQSAYSKRIMAQDMYELMVQLGHSRFSVLAHDRGARVAHRLALDHADAVQKMVLLDIAPTLAMYRQTNEAFARAYWHWFMLIRPTPFPEILIEHDPALYLRSVMGVRSAGMAPFTEEALAEYERCLGLPGTAYGICEDYRASAGIDLEHDAQDIERSNPVDCPLMVLWGKNGAIEQCFDPITEWKKVATHLQGEALPCGHYIAEEAPDLLLGKVVPFLSSVSV